The following are encoded together in the Acanthochromis polyacanthus isolate Apoly-LR-REF ecotype Palm Island chromosome 14, KAUST_Apoly_ChrSc, whole genome shotgun sequence genome:
- the LOC127537174 gene encoding sterile alpha motif domain-containing protein 3-like isoform X1, with the protein MSTEPGRIMTESQPTKEMKLRIIVHDNDIRKITLSGKPQTLDSLVEQLEEKLGLLYKFSLQYEDPDFNNAFVNLTDITDLPDKSTLKIIALVPAPTSSIASTASTDDTEILSFSSPESRSSLTRSPWPDTFDIPYFPVDIEYRLRQGNLLYMRDKTYLQVSRDMKHEILEKLAEAIYSFKAYPCDQEFNDVATALIQKHPCLTEPGSVNGCNSWKNSIKFKMGNYRTKLRRAGCTDVTVNQGKRKGQAPQRGIKRPKRFEINFLPNFPDGEDETSMEFKRKELVEEMKKRRPPAALITKNMDSTFALRRQELVNLEPPVKDTMERWPALFTECQILAEFCRLSSKNLNTEFFKELDKYTPRFFEIFKTKGGSVGQKLKTYLQQVTPESTDVTAKRTAVLRGLPVILGDENTDFFMTCFDCDDPGISHTPIGILTTVPEDEQLSLDSLHLQTSGTAIILEGRIVMDDLENLPHAMCLLFGLTYALNLEYPQQLKYTFDFIQRVLLSLGHKSLKPKIQSLKNLLMQ; encoded by the exons ATGAGTACAGAACCAGGCAGGATCATGACAG AATCACAGCCAACAAAGGAGATGAAACTAAGGATAATTGTCCATGACAATGACATCAGGAAAATTACACTCTCTGGGAAACCACAGACACTTGACTCACTTGTTGAACAGCTTGAGGAGAAGCTGGGTCTTCTGTACAAATTCTCCCTCCAGTATGAGGATCCTGATTTTAACAATGCCTTCGTCAACCTCACTGACATTACTGACCTGCCTGACAAATCCACCCTAAAGATAATCGCACTGGTTCCAGCCCCCACATCAAGCATAGCCAGCACAGCCAGCACCGATGACACCGAGATCCTCTCTTTTTCCTcccctgaaagtcggtcatctctTACTCGCTCTCCATGGCCAGACACTTTTGACATTCCTTATTTTCCTGTGGACATCGAGTACAGATTACGCCAAGGGAATCTTCTGTATATGAGAGACAAGACGTATCTACAGGTATCCAGGGACATGAAGCATGAGATACTTGAAAAACTTGCTGAGGCAATTTACAGCTTCAAGGCATATCCCTGCGATCAAGAATTCAATGATGTTGCAACTGCACTGATTCAAAAACATCCATGCCTCACTGAACCAGGCTCTGTCAATGGATGCAACAGCTGGAAAAATAGCATCAAGTTCAAAATGGGAAACTATCGCACCAAACTGCGACGAGCTGGATGTACAGATGTGACTGTAAATCAAGGGAAAAGAAAAGGCCAAGCTCCTCAGAGAGGCATCAAAAGACCCAAACGGTTTGAAATCAATTTTCTACCCAATTTCCCTGATGGTGAAGATGAGACCAGTATGGAGTTCAAACGAAAGGAACTTGTAGAAGAGATGAAGAAACGTCGTCCACCTGCTGCTCTGATAACCAAAAACATGGACTCGACTTTTGCCTTGAGAAGACAAGAGTTGGTGAACTTGGAGCCTCCAGTGAAAGACACAATGGAAAGGTGGCCAGCACTCTTTACAGAGTGTCAG ATTCTGGCAGAGTTCTGTCGCTTGTCAAGCAAAAACCTGAATACAGAATTCTTCAAAGAACTTGACAAATACACTCCTCGCTTCTTTGAGATCTTCAAGACCAAGGGGGGAAGTGTTGGCCAGAAACTTAAGACTTATCTGCAACAAgtcacaccagag agtACAGATGTTACTGCGAAGCGAACAGCTGTCCTCCGTGGCCTTCCTGTCATCCTTGGAGATGAGAACACAGACTTCTTCATGACATGCTTT GACTGCGATGACCCAGGCATATCTCACACCCCCATTGGAATCCTGACCACTGTTCCTGAGGACGAACAGCTCTCCCTTGACTCACTGCACCTTCAGACTTCAGGTACCGCAATCATTTTGGAAGGAAGAATTGTGATGGATGACCTTGAAAATCTTCCACATGCCATGTGCTTGCTCTTTGGACTTACTTACGCCCTGAATTTGGAGTACCCTCAACAACTGAAGTACACCTTTGACTTCATTCAAAGGGTGCTTCTCTCACTTGGACATAAATCCCTAAAACCAAAAATACAATCACTCAAAAATCTTCTGATGCAATGA
- the LOC127537174 gene encoding sterile alpha motif domain-containing protein 3-like isoform X2, translated as MKLRIIVHDNDIRKITLSGKPQTLDSLVEQLEEKLGLLYKFSLQYEDPDFNNAFVNLTDITDLPDKSTLKIIALVPAPTSSIASTASTDDTEILSFSSPESRSSLTRSPWPDTFDIPYFPVDIEYRLRQGNLLYMRDKTYLQVSRDMKHEILEKLAEAIYSFKAYPCDQEFNDVATALIQKHPCLTEPGSVNGCNSWKNSIKFKMGNYRTKLRRAGCTDVTVNQGKRKGQAPQRGIKRPKRFEINFLPNFPDGEDETSMEFKRKELVEEMKKRRPPAALITKNMDSTFALRRQELVNLEPPVKDTMERWPALFTECQILAEFCRLSSKNLNTEFFKELDKYTPRFFEIFKTKGGSVGQKLKTYLQQVTPESTDVTAKRTAVLRGLPVILGDENTDFFMTCFDCDDPGISHTPIGILTTVPEDEQLSLDSLHLQTSGTAIILEGRIVMDDLENLPHAMCLLFGLTYALNLEYPQQLKYTFDFIQRVLLSLGHKSLKPKIQSLKNLLMQ; from the exons ATGAAACTAAGGATAATTGTCCATGACAATGACATCAGGAAAATTACACTCTCTGGGAAACCACAGACACTTGACTCACTTGTTGAACAGCTTGAGGAGAAGCTGGGTCTTCTGTACAAATTCTCCCTCCAGTATGAGGATCCTGATTTTAACAATGCCTTCGTCAACCTCACTGACATTACTGACCTGCCTGACAAATCCACCCTAAAGATAATCGCACTGGTTCCAGCCCCCACATCAAGCATAGCCAGCACAGCCAGCACCGATGACACCGAGATCCTCTCTTTTTCCTcccctgaaagtcggtcatctctTACTCGCTCTCCATGGCCAGACACTTTTGACATTCCTTATTTTCCTGTGGACATCGAGTACAGATTACGCCAAGGGAATCTTCTGTATATGAGAGACAAGACGTATCTACAGGTATCCAGGGACATGAAGCATGAGATACTTGAAAAACTTGCTGAGGCAATTTACAGCTTCAAGGCATATCCCTGCGATCAAGAATTCAATGATGTTGCAACTGCACTGATTCAAAAACATCCATGCCTCACTGAACCAGGCTCTGTCAATGGATGCAACAGCTGGAAAAATAGCATCAAGTTCAAAATGGGAAACTATCGCACCAAACTGCGACGAGCTGGATGTACAGATGTGACTGTAAATCAAGGGAAAAGAAAAGGCCAAGCTCCTCAGAGAGGCATCAAAAGACCCAAACGGTTTGAAATCAATTTTCTACCCAATTTCCCTGATGGTGAAGATGAGACCAGTATGGAGTTCAAACGAAAGGAACTTGTAGAAGAGATGAAGAAACGTCGTCCACCTGCTGCTCTGATAACCAAAAACATGGACTCGACTTTTGCCTTGAGAAGACAAGAGTTGGTGAACTTGGAGCCTCCAGTGAAAGACACAATGGAAAGGTGGCCAGCACTCTTTACAGAGTGTCAG ATTCTGGCAGAGTTCTGTCGCTTGTCAAGCAAAAACCTGAATACAGAATTCTTCAAAGAACTTGACAAATACACTCCTCGCTTCTTTGAGATCTTCAAGACCAAGGGGGGAAGTGTTGGCCAGAAACTTAAGACTTATCTGCAACAAgtcacaccagag agtACAGATGTTACTGCGAAGCGAACAGCTGTCCTCCGTGGCCTTCCTGTCATCCTTGGAGATGAGAACACAGACTTCTTCATGACATGCTTT GACTGCGATGACCCAGGCATATCTCACACCCCCATTGGAATCCTGACCACTGTTCCTGAGGACGAACAGCTCTCCCTTGACTCACTGCACCTTCAGACTTCAGGTACCGCAATCATTTTGGAAGGAAGAATTGTGATGGATGACCTTGAAAATCTTCCACATGCCATGTGCTTGCTCTTTGGACTTACTTACGCCCTGAATTTGGAGTACCCTCAACAACTGAAGTACACCTTTGACTTCATTCAAAGGGTGCTTCTCTCACTTGGACATAAATCCCTAAAACCAAAAATACAATCACTCAAAAATCTTCTGATGCAATGA